In Funiculus sociatus GB2-C1, the genomic stretch TGTTAGGTGTAAAGGCTGCCAGTGTTAATTACAGGCTGGGCGTTCTGATCTGAGGTTAAAATTACCAACAGATTGTTTATCATAGCGGCTTTGCGTTCTTCGTCCAATTCAACAATTTGCTGTTGGCTTAGCCGCTTTAACGCTTCATCAACCATTCCCACTGCACTTTCAACAATTTGTCGCCGCGCATCAATAATCGCTTTGGCTTGTTGGCGACGCAGCATTACTTGGGCAATTTCGGGAGCATAGGCTAGGTGGGAGAGTCTGGCTTCTAACACTTCGATTCCAGCAACTTCTAATCGACTTTGCAATTCTTTCTGGAGTGCGTTAGCGATTTCGTCAGGAATTCCTCGCAGGGAAGGAATAGACGATTCATCAGGCGCGTCATAAGGATAGCGAATTGCTAAGGCTCGAATGGCTGTCTCGCTTTGGATAGCGATAAATTCTTCGTAGTCATCAACATCAAATTGACACTTGGCTGAGTCTACTACTTGCCAAACTACTACAGCACCAATCTCAATGGGACTGCCTTGGGCATCATTGACTTTGAGTTGCTTGCTGTTAAAGTTGCGAACTCGTAAAGAAATCTTCCGTTTACTGGCAAAGGGGTTACTCCACCAAAACCCCGCTTCTCGAACAGTACCGACGTAACGCCCTAAAAAGACTAACACTACTGCTTGGTTTGGCTCAACTGTAAAGAAGCCGGACACGGAGGGAATTACTACTGCTATTAGTGTTGCTCCTAAAGTTGCGCCGAGTTCTGCGGTTATATCCTCTCCGAAAAAATCTCCTACTCTAATGCTTCTGCCTAATATTTCTGCTAATCCCTGTATGCTATGCCACGCTTCCCATACGCCAAATATGGCTAAGGCTAACAGGACGATAAGAACCGCGAAGCCGTTGACTTTAAACGCAGGAACTTCTCTAATCCGCTCCATATTTACTCCTAGGATTTTGCTTAGCTTGATATTCCGATGATATCACGCAAATATCAAAAAGCCAGGATAGGTGCGTTAGGCGATCGCTAACACACCCTATGGTTGCGGTTTGTGGTTTATGGTCTTTGGGTAGCGATCGCTAACTTGGCACCGGGAACTTGACGCAACTGATCCATAACGGCGACGACTTGACCGTGATCGACTGCTGCATCAGCATTCACAATTACTAGCGCTTCTTGATTTTGTGGAATTAGTTGTCGCACCTCACCTTGCAACGCCTCGATGGGAATTGAGTTGCGGTTGAGTGCAATTTGTCCTTGAGGGCTAATCGTTACAGTAATTTGAGTTGAAGGTTGAGCTTTAGCGGTTGTTGCTTGGGGTAAGTTTACTGGCAACCCTTGAGAACGGGTGAGGAACAGGGTTGACATGATGAAAAAAGTCAAGATTGCAAAGATCACATCGATCATCGGTACGATGTTGATCTGAGCTGGGATATCTGGTTCATCGGGTAGGCGCATAGTGAGATATTCCTTTTTCATATCGACGACGGTAGAGCAGTTCTAGCTGACCACCGTACTCTTGAATTAATGCTATTTGTCGCAGATAGAATCCCCGAAAGGCATTGGCAAACAAAAGTGTAAAAATAGCAACAACTAATCCGGCGGCGGTGGAAACCAACGCTTCACTGATCCCAGATGTGACGTTAGTAGTTTGAGTCCCCCCGACATCACCCAAGCGCAGGGAGGCAAAGGAATTAATCAAGCCTAAAACTGTTCCCAGCAAACCCAGCAGGGGGGAAAGGCTGATAATTGTGTCAAAGACGGTATTGAACCGCTTGAGTACAGGGATTTCTGCCTGAGATTCACTTTCTAGCGCTAATCTAAATTCTTCTGGGGTGGGTTCCTCCAGTTCCATTGCTGCCAAAAAGATTCGCGCAATGGGTAGATCGGCATTGGCTTTGAGCTTTTGCAAAGCTGCTGCTGTGTCGTGCTGATACAGAGATAGGACATCGCGCACCACACGGCGTTGCCGTTGATTGATGCGAAACCAGAAGGCAGCACGTTCTGCAACTAACGCGATCGCAGTCACAGAAAACGCCAGCAACGGCCACATTACCACGCCGCCCGCCGCAAAGATTTTATTAATTTCCATTACTTCTACTGTCTCTAAGGCAATAAAGGAAGCAGCGAAAGTCTATCAGCGTCCTCGACTGGCAAAACTGATATAAGTTCTCAAAAAAAAGTAAGGCTAATGACAATTAATGTCAAGCAATCGTAGCCCATAATTAGCAAAAAAAGTTTTATTAGCCAATATTAAATGGGCGGAAAGCCCCACGGAGCCTAACTTATAAGGCTTGTTAAGTAAAGCAGGCGAATTCCTATCTTTGGACTTTTCACTTGACATTTGCTACTTGGCATCTTACTTTACTCAATCAAGTGCTAATTGTTCGCAATAAAACGTATGGGGTTGTCCAGCATCGCTGTGGAGCAACGAGAAAGAGAAGACAAAACTAGGCAGTCTTTTCTCACTTACAGCCTGATCGGTTCGCTGGCGCTGCATATTGCGGTGCTGATTTTCGGCAGTTTGGCGGTGGAACCGCCTGGACTGGCAGATGAATCGATTGAAGTGATAGTTCTTGAACCGCCTAGCGCCGAGCTAGAAAAACCAAAAGAGCCGGCTCCAGCCAAAAGCGTGTCAGAAGCTGGAGGTGGTGGCGGCGGTGGTAGTGGCGGTGGTGGCAGTTCTGCGTCAGAAGCGATCGCGCTATCGCCGCCATCGGTTAGTTCTAAAAGATTCCGTAAGTCGGTTCAACCAGTAGCAACGCCGGAACCGATCCCGACACCTGTGGCTAGTGTACCGCCGTTACCAGTAGCCACACCGGAACCAATCCCGACACCTGTGGCTAGTGTACCGCCGTCACCAGTAGCAACGCCGGAACCGATCCCGACACCTGTGGCTAGTGTACCGCCGTCACCAGTAGCAACACCGGAACCGATCCCGACACCTGTCCCGATGCCGCCAGAGCCAGTCGAGACACCGGAAGTCAGCAAAACTCTGCCTCCGGTTCCTACCGTTCCTCGTCTAGCGACGGAACCAGTGGCAACCCCAGCACCAACCCCAACACCAACCCCAACCCCAACCCCAACACCAGTTGGGGGTATACCGCCAAAACCAGCTACTACGCCGCCGCCGAGGATTGCACAGCAGCCACCTTTGCCAGCTAGTACGCCATCATCTACGACCCCACCAAGGCAAGTGCCAACACCACGACCTTCTAGTGGAGGATCGGTTTCGGATAGAGTTAGAGATTTTTTCCAAAGACCAAGAAACTCCAGCAATAATCAAGAAATTGCCAAAGATGACGCTGGAGGAGCGAGTAATAGCAGTAGAGGAAGCGATCGCTCACCTACGGGCGGTTCCGGAACCGCAGCAGGTAATAAACCTCCTTCAGGTAATGGCTCTGGTACTGGCAAGCAACCAGGAAGTGGCTCTGGTTCGGGAAGCGGTTCTGGTTCGGGAAGCGGTTCTGGTTCGGGAAGTGGTTCTGGTACAGGGCGTGGTTCTGGTTCGGGAAGTGGTTCTGGTACAGGGCGTGGTTCTGGTTCGGGAAGTGGCTCTGGTTCAGGCACAGGTTCGCAGGTAGCGACTGCCCCAAGTCCACCCATACCAAAACCAAATCCTCAGTCTGGTTCAGGATGGAATCCTGTCAATTGTCGCAAATGTCCCAATCCCACCCTTCCCCGCAGGGCGAGAAGTTTGGAAGGCACGGTAAAAGTTATATTTGATGCCGACCGTGACGGAAATGTGAGCAATGTCAGGGTTGACAGCTCTAGCGGTCACGATGTTATCGATCAAGCTGTTAAACAAGCAGTAGACAATTGGAAATTAGCGTCATCAGAAGCTGGATGGAATGGCATCTCCCAAACATTTACCTTTGCTAAGCAAGGCTCCGATTTAGAGCGTCAAGCCCGCGAACGACGCCAACAGCAAGAACGCGAACGTCAAGCTCGCGATCGCGAACAGCAACTGAGGGAACTTGCCCAACAGCAAG encodes the following:
- a CDS encoding MotA/TolQ/ExbB proton channel family protein → MEINKIFAAGGVVMWPLLAFSVTAIALVAERAAFWFRINQRQRRVVRDVLSLYQHDTAAALQKLKANADLPIARIFLAAMELEEPTPEEFRLALESESQAEIPVLKRFNTVFDTIISLSPLLGLLGTVLGLINSFASLRLGDVGGTQTTNVTSGISEALVSTAAGLVVAIFTLLFANAFRGFYLRQIALIQEYGGQLELLYRRRYEKGISHYAPTR
- a CDS encoding SPFH domain-containing protein; this encodes MERIREVPAFKVNGFAVLIVLLALAIFGVWEAWHSIQGLAEILGRSIRVGDFFGEDITAELGATLGATLIAVVIPSVSGFFTVEPNQAVVLVFLGRYVGTVREAGFWWSNPFASKRKISLRVRNFNSKQLKVNDAQGSPIEIGAVVVWQVVDSAKCQFDVDDYEEFIAIQSETAIRALAIRYPYDAPDESSIPSLRGIPDEIANALQKELQSRLEVAGIEVLEARLSHLAYAPEIAQVMLRRQQAKAIIDARRQIVESAVGMVDEALKRLSQQQIVELDEERKAAMINNLLVILTSDQNAQPVINTGSLYT
- a CDS encoding ExbD/TolR family protein, producing the protein MRLPDEPDIPAQINIVPMIDVIFAILTFFIMSTLFLTRSQGLPVNLPQATTAKAQPSTQITVTISPQGQIALNRNSIPIEALQGEVRQLIPQNQEALVIVNADAAVDHGQVVAVMDQLRQVPGAKLAIATQRP
- a CDS encoding energy transducer TonB; translation: MGLSSIAVEQREREDKTRQSFLTYSLIGSLALHIAVLIFGSLAVEPPGLADESIEVIVLEPPSAELEKPKEPAPAKSVSEAGGGGGGGSGGGGSSASEAIALSPPSVSSKRFRKSVQPVATPEPIPTPVASVPPLPVATPEPIPTPVASVPPSPVATPEPIPTPVASVPPSPVATPEPIPTPVPMPPEPVETPEVSKTLPPVPTVPRLATEPVATPAPTPTPTPTPTPTPVGGIPPKPATTPPPRIAQQPPLPASTPSSTTPPRQVPTPRPSSGGSVSDRVRDFFQRPRNSSNNQEIAKDDAGGASNSSRGSDRSPTGGSGTAAGNKPPSGNGSGTGKQPGSGSGSGSGSGSGSGSGSGSGSGTGRGSGSGSGSGTGRGSGSGSGSGSGTGSQVATAPSPPIPKPNPQSGSGWNPVNCRKCPNPTLPRRARSLEGTVKVIFDADRDGNVSNVRVDSSSGHDVIDQAVKQAVDNWKLASSEAGWNGISQTFTFAKQGSDLERQARERRQQQERERQARDREQQLRELAQQQERERQAREAQQQERERQAREQREREQRQTPTPLPTIEPTPLPPVEEPTPLPPVEEPTPLPASPE